A portion of the Algisphaera agarilytica genome contains these proteins:
- a CDS encoding glutamate synthase subunit beta, giving the protein MGSHTGFIDFRRTTVPYKTPLDRLRDFNEFGTPVTEHFTKEQGARCMDCGVPFCMSGTGCPVDNLIPEWNDLVYEGRWREAYEKLDLTNNFPEFTGRVCPAPCEGSCCAGVYESPVAIKNIEQAITDRAWSEGWVVPRPPAKRTDKSVAIVGSGPAGLAAAQQLNRAGHTVTVYERHDRIGGLLTYGIPNMKLDKAIVQRRVDQLEAEGVKFVTRAFVGGDPGDAAGAAPDDDTIQYIDPQELLDTNDAVLLATGSTRPRDLPIAGRELNGIHFAMEFLHANTKTLVDSGHTNDTDPEFEKLIDAKDKHVVVIGGGDTGNDCLGTSLRHGCKSLTNFELLAEPPAERAPDNPWPQWPKIFRSDYGHQESAATFGRDPREFAILSKAFLDDGEGNVCGIRTVRIDWSKPGDKAPFSEVPGTEQNFEADLVLLAMGFLGPEAGPGAKLGVVNDQRSNFAAEFGDHRTNVDKVFVAGDCRRGQSLIVWAIAEGRKAAASIDAYLTGKPVGDEAAGRVQVTVSA; this is encoded by the coding sequence ATGGGTTCACATACCGGTTTCATCGATTTCCGCCGCACGACGGTGCCCTATAAGACACCGCTCGATCGGCTGCGCGACTTCAACGAGTTCGGCACCCCGGTCACCGAGCACTTCACCAAGGAACAGGGTGCCCGCTGCATGGACTGCGGCGTGCCGTTCTGCATGTCCGGCACCGGGTGCCCGGTCGACAACCTCATCCCCGAGTGGAACGACCTGGTCTACGAAGGACGGTGGCGCGAGGCCTACGAGAAGCTGGACCTGACCAACAACTTCCCCGAGTTCACCGGCCGGGTCTGCCCCGCGCCCTGCGAGGGCTCGTGCTGTGCGGGCGTGTACGAGTCGCCCGTCGCGATCAAGAACATCGAGCAGGCCATCACCGACCGGGCCTGGAGCGAGGGCTGGGTCGTGCCGCGTCCCCCCGCCAAGCGAACGGACAAATCGGTGGCGATCGTCGGCTCCGGCCCCGCGGGTCTGGCTGCCGCCCAACAGCTCAACCGGGCCGGGCACACTGTCACCGTCTACGAACGCCACGACCGCATCGGCGGGCTGCTGACCTACGGCATCCCGAACATGAAGCTGGACAAGGCGATCGTCCAGCGCCGCGTCGATCAACTCGAGGCCGAGGGCGTGAAGTTTGTCACCCGCGCCTTCGTCGGCGGGGACCCCGGCGACGCCGCGGGTGCCGCGCCCGATGACGACACGATCCAATACATCGATCCGCAGGAACTGCTCGACACCAACGACGCGGTGTTACTCGCCACCGGCTCGACCCGGCCGCGCGACCTGCCCATCGCTGGGCGTGAGCTCAATGGCATCCACTTCGCCATGGAGTTCCTCCACGCCAACACCAAGACGCTCGTCGACTCGGGCCACACCAACGACACCGACCCCGAGTTCGAAAAGCTCATCGATGCCAAGGACAAGCACGTCGTGGTCATCGGCGGCGGCGACACCGGCAACGACTGCCTGGGTACCTCGCTGCGTCACGGCTGCAAGAGCCTGACCAACTTCGAACTCCTCGCCGAGCCCCCCGCAGAGCGTGCCCCGGACAACCCCTGGCCGCAGTGGCCCAAGATCTTCCGCAGCGACTACGGACACCAGGAATCCGCCGCGACCTTCGGCCGTGACCCCCGCGAGTTCGCCATCCTCTCCAAGGCCTTCCTCGACGACGGCGAAGGCAACGTCTGCGGCATCCGCACCGTCCGCATCGACTGGTCCAAGCCCGGCGACAAGGCCCCGTTCAGCGAGGTCCCCGGCACCGAGCAGAACTTCGAGGCCGACCTTGTCCTGCTGGCGATGGGCTTCCTCGGACCCGAGGCCGGCCCGGGCGCAAAGCTCGGCGTCGTGAACGACCAACGCAGCAACTTCGCCGCCGAGTTCGGCGACCACCGCACCAACGTCGACAAGGTCTTCGTGGCGGGCGACTGCCGCCGCGGCCAATCCCTGATCGTCTGGGCCATCGCCGAGGGCCGCAAGGCCGCCGCATCGATCGACGCCTACCTCACCGGCAAACCCGTCGGCGACGAAGCCGCGGGCCGCGTGCAGGTCACCGTGTCGGCGTGA
- a CDS encoding PD-(D/E)XK nuclease family protein — protein MADKRVFLGWEQAVLPAAAAWLVGRYGLDLGGVVVAVPVARAGRRLEELLVDEAERRAEMLTPPRVVTAGQLPELLIESEDDPVDDLTSVLTRAVALREADRAVFTQVFPYPPDDTDTVAWVRLADQMQQLSDELAAARLTPGHVVELAAQRGVDLGLSEGRWQAIAQLDTAYRQSLGRPDRQAARQLAIEQRQCRSDRPIVLVGLVDLSAQLTGMLEQLDDVTPLVPAPDSHAQGFDVLGGLVVDYWQEQTVDVADFRLADQPSDQAIELVRVLGGWADEAAAQDVTVGLGDEEAAGSLGRAIELAGTPARPAAGRPVTQSAPVVLLQTLARFVTQQRISDLAELVRHPDVTGVIGDEHWATLLDEYTSTYLQADTRHDWRGDDATRETLGTLTERLYAVLPEAHDTPQPLPAWSSSIARTLAGIYGTRDLDTLDDHSIIEALTQLAQALDQQAQLDLDAPSTPRVTFAQAVSLTLSRLARQRIPEPGGTSAVELLGFLEMPWDDASRVVLTDVNEGRIPDSRHADAFLPDSLRRSLDLPDNARRYARAALYLNIVLQTRPAGHAVLLACRHSADGDPLVPSRLLLACDPATRTQRVKDFYPKDESASTSPAPLLIAPGGENRFLIPRPLLDEPPITSLRVTAFRDYLACPYRFYLKHVLRLGALDDRAVELDALAYGNLTHDVLEAFGRSDLIDATDGGPIEEFLNDTLTTRVRQKFGRDARPAVRVQIAQLRERLSQFADQQARLSQDGWRIRQDLIETSLEATVTLDGQAFTVTGKIDRVDEHPDHGFRLLDYKTSDAGDSPQKTHLSKGQWRDLQLPLYLTLVGPIGIDGAQLGYFNLPKAAANAGVTLADWGQDALAEAMAQRDLVIRGVRGGVFWPPSLDVPSYADAVSGITADGAMGRPELIAQSGSDLNNTGVWRER, from the coding sequence ATGGCCGACAAGCGCGTTTTTTTGGGTTGGGAACAGGCGGTTTTGCCCGCGGCGGCGGCGTGGCTGGTGGGGCGGTACGGGCTGGATTTGGGCGGGGTGGTGGTGGCGGTACCGGTGGCCCGGGCGGGGCGGCGGCTGGAGGAATTGCTGGTGGACGAGGCCGAGCGTCGGGCCGAGATGCTGACGCCGCCCCGGGTGGTCACCGCGGGGCAACTGCCCGAGTTGCTGATCGAAAGCGAAGACGACCCGGTGGATGACCTGACCTCGGTGCTCACCCGGGCGGTGGCGCTGCGGGAGGCAGATCGGGCGGTTTTCACGCAGGTGTTTCCGTACCCGCCAGACGACACGGACACGGTGGCCTGGGTGCGATTGGCCGACCAGATGCAGCAGCTCAGCGATGAACTCGCCGCCGCTCGACTCACGCCGGGGCACGTCGTCGAGCTCGCCGCGCAGCGCGGGGTCGATCTGGGCCTGAGTGAAGGGCGTTGGCAAGCGATCGCCCAACTCGACACCGCCTACCGCCAGTCGCTGGGCCGACCCGATCGGCAGGCCGCCCGGCAGCTCGCGATCGAGCAGCGGCAGTGTCGTAGCGATCGGCCGATCGTCCTCGTGGGGCTGGTCGATCTCTCGGCCCAACTCACGGGCATGCTCGAACAGCTCGACGACGTCACCCCACTGGTCCCCGCGCCCGACTCGCACGCCCAGGGCTTTGACGTTTTGGGCGGTTTGGTGGTGGACTACTGGCAGGAGCAAACGGTCGACGTCGCCGACTTTCGTTTGGCCGATCAGCCCAGCGACCAGGCGATCGAGCTCGTCCGCGTGCTCGGCGGGTGGGCGGACGAGGCCGCGGCGCAGGACGTGACGGTCGGCCTCGGCGACGAAGAGGCGGCGGGTTCCCTCGGCCGGGCGATCGAACTCGCAGGCACACCCGCACGGCCCGCGGCGGGGCGCCCCGTTACCCAATCCGCGCCGGTCGTGCTGCTGCAAACCTTGGCGCGTTTCGTCACGCAGCAACGCATCAGCGACCTGGCCGAATTGGTTCGACATCCCGACGTCACCGGCGTGATCGGCGACGAGCACTGGGCGACGTTGCTGGATGAGTACACCTCGACCTACCTGCAGGCCGACACCCGCCACGACTGGCGCGGCGATGACGCAACCCGGGAAACACTCGGCACGCTCACCGAACGCCTCTACGCCGTCCTGCCCGAAGCGCACGACACGCCCCAGCCGCTGCCCGCGTGGAGCTCGTCCATCGCCCGCACGCTTGCGGGCATCTACGGCACCCGCGATCTGGATACCCTCGACGACCATTCCATCATTGAGGCGCTGACCCAGCTGGCTCAGGCTCTGGATCAGCAGGCCCAACTCGATCTCGACGCACCCTCCACGCCCCGCGTCACCTTTGCTCAAGCCGTGTCGCTGACGCTGAGCCGACTCGCCCGGCAGCGTATCCCCGAGCCGGGCGGAACCTCCGCGGTTGAGTTGCTCGGTTTCCTCGAGATGCCTTGGGACGATGCGTCGCGCGTCGTGCTGACGGATGTGAACGAAGGGCGGATCCCCGACTCGCGTCACGCCGATGCGTTCCTGCCCGATAGCCTGCGTCGGTCGCTGGACCTGCCCGACAACGCCCGGCGGTACGCCCGCGCGGCGTTGTATCTCAACATCGTGTTGCAAACCCGGCCCGCCGGGCACGCGGTGTTGCTGGCCTGCCGACACTCGGCCGATGGTGATCCGCTGGTGCCCAGCCGATTACTGTTGGCCTGCGACCCCGCGACACGCACGCAGCGCGTGAAGGATTTCTATCCCAAGGACGAGTCGGCCAGCACGTCCCCGGCTCCGCTGCTTATCGCCCCCGGAGGCGAGAACCGCTTCCTCATCCCCCGGCCGCTGCTCGACGAGCCGCCGATCACGAGCCTGCGCGTCACCGCGTTCCGCGACTACCTCGCCTGTCCGTACCGGTTCTACCTCAAGCACGTGCTCAGGCTCGGGGCGCTCGACGACCGGGCGGTCGAATTGGATGCGCTGGCCTACGGCAACCTGACGCACGACGTGCTCGAAGCCTTCGGCCGATCCGATCTGATCGATGCGACCGACGGCGGGCCGATCGAAGAGTTCCTGAACGACACGCTGACCACCCGCGTCCGCCAGAAGTTCGGCCGCGACGCCCGGCCCGCGGTCCGCGTGCAGATCGCCCAGCTCCGGGAACGCCTGTCTCAATTCGCCGACCAGCAAGCTCGGCTGTCACAAGACGGCTGGCGTATCCGTCAGGACCTCATCGAGACCAGCCTCGAAGCGACCGTCACCCTGGACGGCCAAGCCTTCACCGTCACCGGCAAGATCGACCGCGTCGATGAGCACCCCGACCACGGCTTCCGCCTTTTGGACTACAAGACCTCCGACGCTGGCGACTCGCCCCAAAAAACGCACTTGTCCAAAGGGCAGTGGCGCGACCTGCAGCTGCCGCTGTATCTCACGCTCGTCGGCCCGATCGGCATCGACGGCGCACAGCTGGGTTACTTCAACCTCCCCAAGGCCGCGGCCAACGCGGGGGTGACGCTCGCCGACTGGGGCCAAGACGCGTTGGCCGAGGCGATGGCGCAGCGCGACCTGGTGATCCGCGGTGTGCGTGGTGGGGTGTTCTGGCCGCCGAGCCTGGACGTGCCGAGTTATGCCGATGCGGTGTCGGGGATCACCGCCGACGGCGCGATGGGCCGGCCCGAGTTGATTGCGCAGTCCGGCAGCGATCTGAACAACACGGGGGTTTGGCGTGAGCGCTGA